A window of the Leptospira brenneri genome harbors these coding sequences:
- a CDS encoding GNAT family N-acetyltransferase, translating into MENIEIKKLTSSDLNQFIELICVFEDVFEMKNFQIPKSEYLQTLLNRDDFYVFVSIFEGQVIGGLTTYTLRQYYSEKPLVYIFDLAVLTKYQRQGIGKSLIQSINSYCKDLGVEEVFVQADLVDDYALDFYRSTGARAEGVVHFYYPLG; encoded by the coding sequence ATGGAAAACATAGAAATCAAAAAATTAACCTCTAGTGATTTAAATCAATTTATCGAACTCATTTGTGTTTTTGAAGATGTATTTGAAATGAAGAATTTTCAAATACCTAAGTCTGAATATCTGCAAACACTTTTGAATCGAGATGATTTTTACGTTTTTGTTTCTATCTTTGAAGGCCAAGTGATTGGGGGTCTGACAACGTACACGCTTCGCCAATACTATTCAGAAAAACCTTTAGTGTATATTTTTGATTTAGCCGTTCTCACCAAATACCAACGACAAGGAATTGGGAAATCACTCATTCAGAGTATCAATTCATATTGTAAAGATTTGGGAGTTGAAGAGGTGTTTGTCCAAGCAGATTTAGTTGATGACTATGCTTTGGATTTTTATAGGTCAACAGGTGCAAGAGCAGAGGGTGTAGTTCATTTTTATTATCCATTGGGTTAA
- a CDS encoding AraC family transcriptional regulator, with product MGRIEENNREIAKHLETLLPKEGNLITDIPGLNLFRINESFVRVPLTYHPRIILMAQGSKRVFLGDDTFQYDPTQYLVLSVPIPLECDAVADKDKPILGFGIDVDPQEVAEILLLADEAKYSGENLPRGIYGANVTEEISDASLRLVKTLTSPIDRRVLGKPIVREIIYRVLTGENGEALQALAHRNRRFFQVAQILNRIHKEYTNNLDINELAMQIGMSVSNFHVCFKAVTNTSPLQYIKIIRLQKARVLMLTEGANAITAAHQVGYESPSQFSREYKRYFGVSPAKHQTQPQVVTAN from the coding sequence ATGGGACGAATCGAAGAAAACAACAGAGAAATTGCCAAACACCTGGAAACTCTTTTGCCAAAAGAAGGGAATCTCATCACGGATATCCCTGGACTGAACTTGTTTCGCATTAACGAGTCATTTGTAAGAGTTCCTCTCACCTACCACCCACGCATCATCCTTATGGCCCAAGGATCCAAACGTGTTTTTTTAGGAGATGATACCTTTCAGTATGATCCAACACAATACCTAGTTCTTTCAGTACCCATCCCTCTTGAATGTGATGCAGTGGCCGATAAGGACAAACCCATACTTGGTTTTGGAATTGATGTAGATCCACAAGAAGTGGCAGAAATACTACTGTTAGCTGATGAAGCAAAATATTCAGGAGAAAATTTACCCAGAGGAATTTATGGAGCCAATGTTACGGAAGAAATATCAGATGCTTCTCTTCGTTTGGTGAAAACCTTAACTTCTCCAATAGACCGCCGTGTACTCGGAAAACCCATAGTCAGAGAAATTATTTATCGGGTTTTAACGGGAGAAAACGGAGAAGCATTGCAAGCATTGGCCCATAGAAACAGAAGATTCTTTCAAGTAGCACAAATTCTAAATCGAATTCATAAAGAATATACAAACAATTTGGATATCAATGAATTAGCGATGCAAATTGGAATGAGTGTTTCGAACTTTCATGTTTGTTTTAAAGCAGTCACAAACACCTCTCCCTTACAATACATAAAAATCATTAGGTTACAAAAAGCTAGGGTTCTGATGTTAACAGAAGGAGCAAATGCCATTACGGCAGCACACCAAGTAGGTTACGAAAGTCCTTCCCAATTTAGCAGAGAATACAAAAGATATTTTGGTGTCTCCCCCGCCAAACACCAAACACAACCGCAGGTGGTAACGGCAAATTAA
- a CDS encoding TolC family protein, which translates to MIQRLNQSLFALLYPFGMFFTFVLEADPTRDPFESLHGPNIYSQDYINQQPGVLTLEELLKSVEKSYPLVLAAEKLLTEAEYNYLAAEGAFDLQFKSMGTTKPMGYYTNNAADAMFEKPTPLGGTSFFAGYRIGRGTFPVYDGKRETNDHGEIRAGAIFPLMRNREIDKNRADIKKADLDKRLAELSIQKLKIEVIKEATKRYWKWVASGQEYLVNKDLLAIAKNRQNQITERIKLGDIPKMEGTENDRAILQRESQFVSAEREMQKAAIDLSLFLRAPDGNLILPTTSRLPIGFPKPIDYKKVDLEKSIKLAWKFRPELQDFEFKRDKVRVDQDMGYNSLKPQVDLVVAGSQDFGPGSVTKAKPELEASLILNLPIQTKRPRGLIGAAEAKIAQLDQELQFSKDKIKTEVQDSISEVIASAKRVTVTQNEVELARKLEEMERERFALGDSTLLFVNIREQTSAEAAVREIKALYDHHVALAHFQASTAAILQISPFP; encoded by the coding sequence ATGATCCAAAGATTGAATCAATCTCTGTTTGCATTACTTTATCCTTTTGGGATGTTTTTTACCTTCGTTCTGGAGGCAGATCCCACACGTGATCCGTTTGAGTCCTTACATGGTCCTAATATTTATTCTCAAGATTATATCAACCAACAACCGGGAGTTCTAACTCTAGAAGAACTTCTTAAGTCAGTAGAAAAGTCTTATCCACTTGTCCTTGCTGCTGAGAAACTTTTAACCGAAGCCGAATATAACTACCTAGCCGCTGAAGGTGCTTTTGACTTACAATTTAAATCCATGGGAACTACAAAACCAATGGGTTATTATACAAACAATGCAGCAGATGCCATGTTTGAAAAACCAACACCACTTGGAGGAACTTCCTTTTTTGCTGGTTATAGAATCGGACGTGGAACCTTTCCTGTTTATGATGGAAAAAGAGAAACCAATGACCATGGTGAAATTCGGGCCGGTGCCATCTTTCCCCTAATGCGTAACCGTGAGATTGATAAAAATAGAGCGGATATCAAAAAAGCCGACCTCGACAAAAGACTCGCAGAGCTCTCCATTCAAAAATTAAAAATCGAAGTCATTAAAGAAGCCACCAAACGTTATTGGAAATGGGTTGCTAGCGGACAAGAATATTTGGTCAACAAAGACTTGTTAGCAATAGCTAAAAACAGACAAAATCAAATTACCGAACGTATCAAGTTAGGTGATATTCCGAAAATGGAAGGAACAGAAAATGACCGTGCCATTTTACAAAGAGAGTCTCAATTTGTATCTGCAGAAAGAGAGATGCAAAAAGCCGCCATCGACTTATCTTTATTCCTACGAGCTCCGGATGGAAATTTAATCCTTCCGACAACGAGCAGGCTCCCCATCGGATTTCCCAAACCCATCGATTATAAAAAAGTGGATTTGGAAAAAAGTATCAAACTAGCATGGAAGTTTAGACCGGAACTGCAAGACTTCGAATTCAAAAGGGACAAAGTCCGGGTAGACCAAGATATGGGTTACAATTCATTAAAACCTCAAGTGGATTTAGTGGTCGCAGGCTCCCAAGACTTTGGACCGGGATCCGTCACAAAAGCCAAACCGGAACTCGAAGCCTCTCTCATTCTCAACCTTCCTATCCAAACCAAAAGGCCAAGAGGACTCATTGGTGCAGCTGAAGCAAAGATCGCCCAACTTGACCAAGAATTACAATTCTCCAAAGACAAAATCAAAACGGAAGTGCAAGATTCTATTTCAGAGGTGATTGCCTCAGCAAAACGTGTAACAGTTACTCAAAATGAAGTGGAACTTGCCAGAAAGTTAGAAGAGATGGAAAGAGAACGGTTTGCACTGGGAGATTCTACACTTCTATTTGTTAATATTCGAGAACAGACAAGTGCAGAAGCAGCTGTGCGTGAAATTAAGGCATTGTACGATCACCATGTAGCTCTAGCCCATTTCCAAGCATCCACCGCGGCCATTCTACAAATTTCACCCTTCCCTTAG
- a CDS encoding DUF1801 domain-containing protein: MSKEIETYNQSQSSTDKEICDLLYQEINLNLSKAEKKIWHAHPVWFLDGNPIVGYSKLKTCIRLLFWSGQSFEEEGLTPEGSFKAADVRYTDVSQIKKKDLKRWLGQAKKIQWDYKNIVKRKGVLERLK; encoded by the coding sequence ATGAGTAAAGAGATCGAAACATATAATCAATCCCAATCGTCCACAGATAAAGAAATCTGTGATCTTTTGTATCAGGAAATTAATTTAAACTTATCGAAGGCAGAAAAGAAAATTTGGCATGCTCATCCGGTTTGGTTTTTAGATGGGAATCCGATTGTTGGATATAGCAAATTAAAAACTTGCATTCGACTTCTATTTTGGAGCGGGCAAAGTTTTGAAGAGGAAGGACTCACTCCGGAAGGTAGTTTTAAGGCAGCGGACGTTCGTTATACGGATGTGAGTCAAATCAAGAAAAAAGACCTGAAACGTTGGCTCGGCCAAGCAAAGAAAATCCAATGGGATTATAAAAATATTGTAAAACGAAAAGGAGTTTTGGAACGGTTGAAGTGA
- a CDS encoding cation:proton antiporter, which produces MHGEESLLQDIGLSIIFATVLSHIARVLKQPLILGYIIGGALLGKEMGFGYVTNEASIELISEIGLILLLFIIGLEINLAELAKMGKAMFTLGILQFTLSVAFVYSVFPFLGLSIGSEKFDLLYIAVALSLSSTLIVVKLLQDKVEINTLSGKLTVGVLVFQDIWAILFMGVQPNLNNPEILKILTSVGIIVLLIAFSFSVSRYVLARLYKACASSPELILLTSIMWCFFVCGIAGEAGLSKEMGALVAGMSIAAFPYGADVISKLIGIRDFFVTLFFVALGLKVPLPSLEVIGLSTAIIALMLFVRMITIAPVIIKLNKGVRNGFLTALNLAQISEFSLVILALGAGFEHITPKLQAVILTSTIIASVLSTYIIMFNHNIAAVLERLLARFGISDQTEESGKDDKSGHGGHGDGMVRDIIVLGYFRIARAFVEYLEDLSPSLIKRIIIADYNPAFKEELTNKGFQWAYADLAHPDSLSHIGLHDASMVICTISDSFLKGTNNNRLLSTLSKLAPNAKIILTGDEPGEAKKLVADGAQKVIVPGVITGEFLYEYISRGMRNNEREV; this is translated from the coding sequence ATGCACGGGGAAGAGTCACTATTACAAGACATCGGTCTTAGTATTATTTTTGCAACAGTCTTAAGTCACATTGCCAGAGTCCTCAAACAGCCGTTAATTTTGGGTTATATCATCGGTGGGGCCCTACTCGGTAAGGAAATGGGATTTGGATACGTAACCAACGAAGCCAGTATTGAACTCATATCCGAAATCGGACTCATCCTACTCTTATTCATCATTGGTTTAGAAATCAACTTGGCCGAACTTGCCAAAATGGGTAAGGCAATGTTTACCCTCGGGATTTTGCAATTCACTCTTTCCGTTGCTTTTGTTTATTCCGTGTTCCCTTTTTTAGGACTTTCCATCGGTTCAGAAAAATTTGACCTTCTTTACATTGCGGTTGCCCTCTCACTTAGCTCAACATTAATCGTTGTTAAACTCTTACAGGACAAAGTGGAGATCAACACTCTCTCAGGAAAACTAACTGTGGGGGTTTTGGTATTCCAAGACATCTGGGCCATTTTGTTTATGGGGGTACAACCCAACCTAAACAATCCAGAAATCTTAAAAATTCTAACTTCCGTTGGAATCATTGTTTTACTCATCGCATTTAGTTTTAGTGTCAGTCGTTATGTTTTAGCTAGGTTATACAAAGCCTGTGCGAGTAGCCCGGAATTAATTCTTTTAACATCGATTATGTGGTGTTTCTTTGTCTGCGGGATTGCAGGAGAAGCTGGACTTTCCAAAGAAATGGGTGCCCTCGTTGCCGGTATGAGTATAGCGGCTTTCCCTTATGGGGCGGATGTCATCTCCAAACTCATTGGAATTCGAGACTTCTTTGTGACTTTATTCTTTGTGGCTTTAGGTCTAAAGGTTCCTCTTCCTAGTTTAGAAGTCATTGGACTATCAACAGCCATCATTGCCCTTATGTTATTTGTCAGGATGATTACCATTGCTCCGGTCATTATCAAACTAAACAAAGGGGTTCGAAATGGATTTCTGACTGCACTGAATTTAGCTCAGATTTCAGAATTCTCTCTCGTAATATTAGCATTAGGTGCTGGATTCGAACATATCACACCCAAACTACAAGCAGTGATTCTTACTTCTACGATCATTGCATCAGTTCTATCTACATATATTATTATGTTTAATCATAACATTGCCGCTGTATTAGAAAGACTACTTGCTAGATTTGGAATCTCTGACCAAACAGAGGAATCAGGGAAAGATGACAAGTCAGGCCATGGGGGACATGGCGATGGAATGGTAAGAGACATCATTGTTCTCGGATACTTCCGGATTGCACGTGCCTTTGTCGAATATTTGGAGGACTTATCGCCTTCTCTCATCAAACGGATCATCATAGCCGATTACAATCCAGCCTTTAAGGAAGAACTCACAAACAAAGGATTCCAGTGGGCTTATGCTGACCTTGCCCATCCAGATTCCTTATCACATATCGGCCTCCACGATGCTTCTATGGTCATTTGTACCATCTCAGATTCCTTTCTCAAAGGAACCAATAACAACCGTTTACTTTCAACACTTAGCAAACTAGCACCGAACGCAAAAATCATTCTGACTGGTGACGAACCAGGAGAAGCAAAAAAATTAGTCGCCGATGGAGCTCAAAAAGTCATCGTCCCTGGAGTCATTACGGGAGAATTTTTGTATGAGTATATTTCTCGAGGGATGAGAAATAACGAACGCGAAGTTTAA
- a CDS encoding ABC transporter ATP-binding protein: MLKFLRLLVFHFKNQLFKTKEESYDPRLFSHEDLAKSILDFLSESLHIHSVPSQIIEGFRSLRSKYKSLTNQNFYDFLFSASHQYQIRLNLVQKSLQDIRSYITQDSPFVFQITDSDHNLSEFYAITNYQTSSYLVKPLHGFENEGEWYSEKELMKFIGLKSNKDFVDWIIAEPTFPFSTNKEITSSYSAVKNALKQISHLIRMESKDVWIVFIYGIGIGILSLVVPVATSSLVNIVAFGVLIQPVIILTLLVVFFLGFAGAMQTIQIYVVEILQRRVFVRIATEFAIKFPKIRQDALDKHHNPELVNRFFDTMTIQKSIHSILVDGLSVVLTTVIGFVLISFYHPIFIVFSFLILFIGGYWVTYRLGKPAAENYIKISKEKYKVAAWLEEISRHSALFHSTFGSNFALDKADSFIRDYLYARKKYFFNYIRQIAGLVGIQALASAIVLGLGGYLVIHRQLTIGQLVAAELVIAKVLSDISKFGKQLDSFYSLIAAVDKINSVFHLPTMPVKTVEFEAPQGPIQVQLSRINYSLNNGHKIFGQFDLKIGAGKSIGISSNTPYDAHILLDLICGMRTPTAGIVEYNHQNIHEVSKEQIHSFTFLVRGNEIFEGTVLENIRVGREEISLIEIRELLENLGIWEIVQSFPNGIHTPLLTFGHPLDTIQTTVISLARALLGKPKLLLIDENLDLLPPQLLSASLKVLLQKNREWTLLVVSKSPAVLSQMDQVLRLENDSYSLKVNS; the protein is encoded by the coding sequence ATGTTAAAATTTTTACGTTTGTTGGTATTTCATTTCAAGAACCAACTCTTCAAGACAAAGGAAGAAAGTTATGACCCAAGACTTTTTTCCCATGAAGATTTGGCAAAGTCTATTTTAGATTTTCTATCAGAGTCTTTACATATCCACTCAGTTCCGAGTCAAATCATTGAAGGTTTTCGTTCCCTCCGAAGTAAGTACAAAAGCCTTACCAACCAAAACTTCTACGACTTTCTCTTTTCCGCTTCTCACCAATACCAGATCCGCCTTAACCTTGTTCAAAAATCATTACAAGACATAAGATCTTACATCACACAAGACTCTCCTTTTGTATTTCAAATTACAGACTCAGATCATAATTTATCTGAGTTTTATGCGATCACCAATTACCAAACTTCTTCTTACTTAGTGAAACCATTACATGGATTCGAAAATGAAGGGGAATGGTATTCCGAAAAAGAGTTGATGAAGTTCATCGGACTCAAATCAAACAAAGACTTTGTAGATTGGATCATTGCCGAGCCAACTTTTCCTTTTTCAACAAACAAAGAAATTACGAGTTCCTATTCTGCTGTCAAAAATGCCCTAAAACAAATTTCTCATCTGATCCGAATGGAATCCAAAGATGTCTGGATTGTTTTCATCTACGGGATTGGAATTGGAATTTTATCTTTAGTTGTACCTGTTGCCACCTCATCACTTGTCAACATTGTAGCCTTTGGCGTTTTGATCCAACCTGTTATCATATTGACTCTGTTAGTTGTATTTTTCCTCGGATTTGCCGGCGCGATGCAAACCATCCAAATCTATGTTGTAGAAATTTTACAAAGACGAGTTTTTGTTAGAATCGCAACTGAGTTTGCCATCAAATTCCCCAAAATTCGCCAAGATGCTTTAGACAAACATCACAACCCAGAACTTGTAAATCGTTTTTTTGATACAATGACGATTCAAAAATCCATTCATTCAATATTAGTTGATGGTCTTTCTGTTGTTTTAACTACTGTAATTGGATTTGTTTTAATTTCTTTTTACCATCCGATCTTTATCGTTTTTTCTTTTCTTATTTTATTTATCGGTGGGTATTGGGTTACCTACCGTTTAGGCAAACCAGCAGCAGAAAACTATATCAAAATTTCTAAAGAAAAATACAAAGTGGCTGCATGGTTGGAAGAAATATCCAGACATTCTGCTTTGTTCCATTCTACATTTGGTTCTAATTTTGCTTTGGACAAAGCCGATTCATTCATTCGAGATTATTTGTACGCGAGAAAAAAATATTTTTTCAACTACATCCGCCAGATCGCAGGGCTTGTCGGCATTCAGGCATTGGCAAGTGCCATTGTACTTGGATTAGGTGGTTATTTGGTTATTCATAGACAACTTACTATTGGACAACTTGTGGCTGCAGAACTTGTAATTGCTAAAGTACTCAGTGATATCTCCAAGTTTGGAAAACAACTGGATAGTTTCTATAGTTTGATTGCTGCAGTTGATAAAATCAATTCTGTTTTCCATCTACCTACTATGCCAGTCAAAACAGTTGAATTCGAAGCTCCTCAAGGACCCATCCAAGTCCAGTTATCAAGAATCAACTATTCCTTAAACAATGGTCACAAAATCTTTGGTCAATTTGATTTAAAAATAGGAGCCGGTAAATCCATTGGAATCTCTTCCAATACACCTTACGACGCTCATATCTTACTCGATTTAATCTGTGGAATGCGAACCCCAACCGCGGGAATTGTAGAATACAACCACCAAAACATCCACGAAGTTTCGAAAGAACAGATTCATTCTTTTACTTTTTTAGTCAGAGGAAATGAAATCTTTGAAGGAACTGTACTCGAAAACATTCGCGTGGGACGAGAAGAAATTTCCTTAATTGAAATCAGAGAACTTTTAGAAAACTTGGGTATTTGGGAAATCGTTCAATCCTTTCCCAACGGAATTCACACACCACTTTTAACATTTGGTCATCCACTTGACACAATCCAAACTACTGTGATATCTTTAGCGAGAGCACTCCTTGGAAAACCAAAACTTTTGTTAATTGATGAAAACTTGGACCTTTTACCACCACAACTTCTCTCTGCTTCTCTCAAAGTTTTGTTACAGAAAAATAGAGAATGGACTCTCCTTGTTGTTTCCAAATCACCGGCCGTCCTCTCGCAGATGGACCAAGTGTTACGTTTAGAAAACGATTCCTATTCCCTAAAGGTTAACTCTTAA
- a CDS encoding HlyD family secretion protein produces the protein MKSDTSQKWKLHKNLPSFRLVQTALPAQSLAYLLTIIFFLSVLILLYVPWQQTTMGFGRVVAYAPLDRQQVIESPISGRVVKWHVHEGTRVKKGDPIIDISDNDPNFISRIREEKNALLQRLEAARSREDNIRSRIISLRSSRGSAVDAADSRRMMAKDRVRASEQAVDAAKAALKTANLNLDRQKQLWEKGLTSKRTLELAELDHTNAETGLDRAKATYDAAIKEEKALRSDTGKVSQDADASINDARASLASAQSEVARVLEDLPKLEARLSRQETQEIFAPRDGTIMRILVNPDTQQVKEGDGVAILVPDAEDKAVELFISGNDIPLVGEGRKVRLQFQGYPVLQISGWPETAVGTFGGTVKLVDITDNGSGNFRVLVIPDREDRQWPSSRYLRQGVRAKGWIFLNRVSVGYELWRRFNDFPPNLPMDDPEMKSLLDETGSGDKVK, from the coding sequence ATGAAATCTGATACGTCACAAAAATGGAAACTTCATAAGAATTTACCATCGTTTCGATTGGTACAAACAGCTTTGCCTGCACAGAGCCTTGCTTACCTTCTTACTATCATTTTCTTTTTGAGTGTTCTGATCCTTCTTTATGTACCTTGGCAACAAACAACGATGGGATTTGGAAGGGTTGTGGCTTATGCTCCCCTGGATCGCCAACAGGTGATTGAATCTCCCATCAGCGGCCGCGTTGTCAAATGGCATGTACATGAGGGAACCAGAGTCAAAAAGGGAGACCCTATCATTGATATTTCCGATAACGATCCCAACTTTATTAGTAGGATTCGAGAAGAGAAAAATGCCCTTTTACAAAGATTAGAAGCCGCAAGATCCAGAGAAGACAATATCCGTTCCAGGATCATCAGCTTACGATCCTCGAGAGGAAGTGCTGTGGATGCAGCTGATTCACGAAGGATGATGGCAAAAGACCGCGTGCGTGCCAGCGAACAAGCAGTAGATGCTGCGAAAGCCGCTCTAAAAACTGCCAACCTCAATTTAGACCGCCAAAAACAATTATGGGAAAAAGGTTTAACTTCCAAACGAACCTTGGAACTTGCAGAACTAGATCATACGAATGCGGAAACGGGTCTGGATCGTGCAAAAGCAACGTACGATGCAGCCATCAAAGAAGAAAAAGCTCTTCGCAGTGATACCGGAAAGGTTTCACAAGATGCTGATGCCTCGATCAATGATGCAAGGGCTTCCTTAGCATCGGCTCAATCAGAAGTGGCTCGTGTTTTGGAAGACCTACCGAAACTGGAAGCAAGGTTATCTAGACAGGAAACCCAAGAGATATTTGCACCCAGAGATGGAACCATCATGCGGATTTTGGTAAATCCTGACACCCAACAAGTCAAGGAAGGAGATGGTGTGGCCATCCTTGTTCCCGATGCCGAAGACAAAGCTGTCGAACTTTTTATCTCAGGCAACGACATTCCGTTAGTTGGCGAAGGAAGAAAAGTTCGGTTACAATTCCAAGGATACCCTGTTTTGCAAATCAGTGGATGGCCAGAAACTGCCGTTGGTACTTTTGGCGGAACGGTAAAGTTAGTAGACATCACAGACAATGGTTCTGGAAACTTTAGAGTACTTGTCATCCCTGATAGGGAGGACAGACAATGGCCTTCCAGCCGTTATTTGAGACAAGGGGTTCGTGCCAAAGGTTGGATTTTTCTCAATCGTGTGAGTGTAGGTTACGAACTCTGGAGAAGATTTAATGATTTTCCACCGAACCTACCCATGGATGATCCAGAAATGAAATCATTGTTAGATGAAACTGGTAGTGGGGATAAGGTCAAATGA
- a CDS encoding YceI family protein produces MKIFNSILVLIALCLTTELFAQENCTYEYDPSQTSLEWTAFKFTEKTGVKGKFDSIKVIGKQKDKSKFSAVSSFQFQIDSSSVNSGVPDRDGKIKKFFFGAVKGNGKISGSFSDIAAGETGTAKLNLKFGNSKTSVPVNFVWKENSVEVTGTVDVLSLGLQSGLTKLNAECNDLHKGSDGVSKLWPAVDVKVISIVKKVCK; encoded by the coding sequence ATGAAAATTTTTAATTCCATTTTGGTACTAATCGCACTCTGTTTGACCACCGAACTGTTTGCACAAGAGAATTGTACGTATGAATATGATCCTTCTCAAACCTCATTAGAGTGGACAGCGTTCAAATTTACAGAGAAAACGGGTGTTAAAGGTAAGTTTGATTCTATTAAGGTGATCGGAAAACAAAAAGACAAATCAAAGTTTAGTGCTGTATCTTCTTTTCAGTTTCAAATTGATTCTTCTTCTGTGAATTCAGGTGTTCCAGACAGAGATGGAAAAATTAAAAAATTCTTTTTTGGTGCAGTGAAAGGAAATGGAAAAATCTCCGGATCTTTTTCGGATATTGCTGCTGGAGAAACAGGAACTGCAAAATTAAATTTGAAATTTGGAAATTCTAAAACATCAGTGCCGGTAAATTTTGTATGGAAAGAGAATTCTGTAGAAGTTACAGGAACAGTAGATGTTCTTTCTCTTGGTTTGCAATCGGGCCTTACTAAATTGAATGCTGAGTGTAATGATTTACATAAAGGTTCTGATGGTGTGAGTAAACTATGGCCTGCTGTAGATGTAAAAGTTATATCAATCGTCAAAAAAGTCTGTAAGTAA
- a CDS encoding NAD(P)-dependent alcohol dehydrogenase codes for MIQAKGMAALKAKEALVPYSFERRNPKDYDVVIDIKYSGICHSDIHMTRDEWGENSNFPMVPGHEIAGVVRTVGSKVTKYKVGDHVGVGCMVDSCRECEHCKAELEQYCIPGNTLTYGGKERDGSAVTQGGYSDVIVVNEDFVLRIPDSLPLDKAAPLLCAGITTYSPLVHWNVGPGKKVAVMGLGGLGHMAVKLAKAMGAEVTVLSQSANKKDDANQLGADHFLNTQSKDVFQKNALQFDLIINTVSSADLNMAAYFGLLKLDGTLVSVGAPEKPLSVHPFPLILMRRNFAGSAIGSIKETQEMLDFCGKHNITPEIELIEPNQVNDAYARVLKSDVRYRFVIDMGKI; via the coding sequence ATGATTCAAGCAAAAGGTATGGCTGCATTAAAAGCAAAAGAGGCTCTTGTCCCTTACAGTTTCGAAAGAAGAAATCCAAAAGACTATGATGTTGTCATTGATATCAAATACTCTGGGATTTGCCACTCAGACATCCACATGACAAGAGATGAATGGGGAGAAAATTCTAATTTCCCTATGGTGCCTGGACATGAAATTGCCGGCGTTGTTCGAACTGTTGGTTCCAAAGTCACCAAATACAAAGTAGGTGATCATGTTGGTGTTGGTTGTATGGTGGATTCATGCAGGGAATGTGAACATTGCAAAGCAGAATTGGAACAGTATTGTATTCCTGGAAATACTTTGACATACGGTGGTAAGGAAAGAGACGGATCAGCTGTCACCCAAGGCGGTTATTCAGATGTGATTGTTGTGAATGAAGATTTTGTTTTGCGAATTCCAGATAGTTTGCCATTAGATAAAGCAGCACCACTTTTATGTGCAGGAATTACCACCTATTCACCATTAGTACATTGGAATGTGGGACCGGGAAAAAAAGTTGCTGTGATGGGACTTGGTGGTCTTGGTCATATGGCTGTTAAACTTGCCAAGGCTATGGGTGCAGAAGTTACTGTGCTTAGCCAATCAGCGAACAAAAAAGACGATGCAAATCAACTTGGTGCCGATCATTTTTTAAATACACAATCTAAAGATGTATTTCAGAAAAATGCTTTGCAGTTTGATTTAATCATCAATACAGTTTCCTCTGCCGATTTGAATATGGCTGCGTATTTTGGCCTTTTGAAATTAGATGGAACTTTAGTGTCTGTTGGTGCGCCAGAAAAACCACTGAGTGTCCATCCATTTCCACTCATTTTGATGAGGAGAAATTTTGCAGGGTCTGCCATCGGTTCGATCAAAGAAACTCAAGAGATGTTGGATTTTTGTGGAAAACACAATATCACTCCAGAGATTGAACTCATAGAGCCAAACCAAGTCAATGATGCGTATGCAAGAGTTTTGAAAAGTGATGTTCGTTACCGGTTTGTGATTGATATGGGAAAAATCTAA